Proteins found in one Pseudobdellovibrionaceae bacterium genomic segment:
- a CDS encoding ATP synthase F0 subunit C — translation MKRILLFSSALFASIPALANEGGAINGSAGMYAIAAAVAIGTAAFAGTFAQGKVGASAMEGIARNPEAQKSMFVPMIISLVLIESLVIYALVVAFQLIGKI, via the coding sequence ATGAAAAGAATACTATTATTTTCGTCTGCGCTATTTGCCTCAATTCCAGCACTAGCTAATGAAGGGGGAGCGATTAATGGTTCTGCGGGCATGTATGCTATTGCAGCTGCTGTGGCCATTGGTACGGCAGCCTTTGCCGGTACTTTTGCGCAAGGAAAAGTGGGAGCTTCAGCGATGGAAGGTATTGCTAGAAACCCAGAAGCACAAAAAAGCATGTTTGTACCAATGATTATTTCTTTAGTACTTATTGAGTCTTTAGTGATTTATGCTTTAGTAGTTGCTTTCCAATTAATAGGAAAAATTTAA
- the atpB gene encoding F0F1 ATP synthase subunit A: MVHFHWAQLLDFIKHDQLHIASSVLILFFSFAFYFFGKKVLGTGREAIVPSGTISLKALLEGALHFIASLVEIVMGKGNTRYVPMFAALFFYVFISNIFGLFPGFLPPTDNINTTVALGFFSFFIYNYHGFQAHGISYLKQLMGPVVWMAPLMLIIELISHLVRPFSLGLRLQGNMLGDHTVLSIFLDLFPYGVPVLFYALGAFVCFMQAFVFTMLSIIYVAMATSHDH, encoded by the coding sequence ATGGTACATTTTCACTGGGCTCAATTACTAGATTTTATTAAACACGACCAGCTTCATATAGCTAGCTCTGTTTTAATTTTATTTTTTTCTTTTGCATTTTATTTTTTTGGAAAAAAGGTGTTGGGCACAGGCAGGGAAGCAATTGTTCCTTCGGGTACAATTTCTTTAAAGGCTCTTCTTGAAGGAGCGTTGCACTTTATTGCCTCTTTGGTGGAGATTGTTATGGGCAAGGGGAATACTCGCTATGTACCTATGTTTGCAGCCCTGTTTTTTTATGTTTTTATTAGCAATATTTTTGGATTATTTCCTGGATTTTTACCTCCCACAGATAATATCAATACCACAGTAGCCTTAGGCTTTTTTTCTTTTTTTATTTATAACTACCATGGCTTTCAAGCACACGGCATTAGCTATTTAAAACAGCTAATGGGGCCTGTTGTTTGGATGGCTCCATTGATGTTAATTATAGAGTTAATTTCACACCTTGTAAGGCCCTTCAGTTTGGGTTTACGGTTACAAGGAAATATGCTGGGAGACCACACAGTTTTGTCTATTTTTTTAGATCTATTTCCCTACGGAGTACCCGTATTATTTTATGCACTAGGAGCATTTGTTTGCTTTATGCAGGCCTTTGTATTTACTATGTTAAGCATAATTTATGTGGCCATGGCGACTTCTCACGACCACTAA